CCAAAGACCTGCGTCGTCTCGCCGTCCTCACGCGTAGCGACGAACCACGGGAAACCAAACGTGCCTTCCTCTACAAGCTTCTCGCTTTCGCCACGCAACAAGtgacggccgtcgcgcgagccggcaaactcgaggagctgcgcgaggtccgACTCGTTGCCCTTAAAGAAGGACTCAGCCATGGCCTGGATCTGCTCGGCATTCTGGAGCGGCTGGCCGTCGCGCCAGATCGTGTTGAAGCTCGCTTCGAGGAGCTTGTCGAACTGCCCGGGCGCCTTGTCtttcgcggcgcgcaagaaTCCCATCAGGAACATCGTGGGAAACGGAAAATTGCTAGGGAACTGCAACTTGGTGCCAAACATGCGGTCCGCGTAGCTCAGCTCGCGGAACATATGCGCACCTTTGTTCGGCACGGTAACCGGCGGCTTGTTATTGGCAAACTTCATGACATAGTCCAGACTACGCGGCAGGAAGTCGACCTGGACGTTCCACACCTTCTCATAGCGCTTTACCACATTGTATGCAATGTACGACCACGGGCTCACGCAGTCAAAGTAAAACTGAATTTGGTTCGGCATCGTCGTACGGAGTTAGCGGAGGGTTGGGAAGTGGAGGTTAGTGCGGGGATGCTTCGAAGGGCCATGACCGTGCCCCGCTATGTTGAAATTGCCGTGAACCTCGGCGACCCAATGTTCCGAGGCGTATATCATGAGAAGAAAAAACATCAAGGTACGTGAAAAAGCTGATACAGATGACCTCGAGAATGTGCTCCAGCGTGCGACAGAtgccggcgtcgaggcgcagatTATTACAGCCGGCTCGCTGAGCGAGACGCACGACGTGCTTGAGCTTGTAAAGTCGCGCGCCGGCTTGTACGGTACTGCTGGCTGCCACCCCACCCGGAGTACTGAGCTGGATACGTACAAAGGCGGCCCTAGTGCGTACATGGCCGCCCTCAAgtcgctcgtcgacgcgcaccaCGGCAAAGAAGGACGAATCGTCGCAATCGGCGAGTGTGGGCTCGGTACGTTGCTATACTCACCAGACTATGACCGTTTGCACTTTGCGCCCGCCGAGGCACAGAAGCGCTCGTTTGACCTGCAGctgacgctcgccgagcagacGGGCCTCCCTCTCTTTTTgcactcgcgcgccgcccatgccgactttgtcgctgcgctgcgccctcACCTCGGTGCACTGCGCAGAGCGtggggcgcgccgcccgagccgtCGGCAGACGGGCCGGGatgcgtcggcgtcgtgcatAGCTTCACCGGCACctcggacgagctgcacgagctcctATCGCTTGGACTCTATGTCGGTGTCAA
The sequence above is a segment of the Malassezia japonica chromosome 6, complete sequence genome. Coding sequences within it:
- a CDS encoding uncharacterized protein (COG:L; EggNog:ENOG503NVMD) → MTVPRYVEIAVNLGDPMFRGVYHEKKKHQDDLENVLQRATDAGVEAQIITAGSLSETHDVLELVKSRAGLYGTAGCHPTRSTELDTYKGGPSAYMAALKSLVDAHHGKEGRIVAIGECGLDYDRLHFAPAEAQKRSFDLQLTLAEQTGLPLFLHSRAAHADFVAALRPHLGALRRAWGAPPEPSADGPGCVGVVHSFTGTSDELHELLSLGLYVGVNGCSLKTQENLDVVKQIPLHRIMLETDAPWCDIRPTHASAPYLDQFRKSEPSLAALYSPAKVKPEKWTASSAVKGRNEPCQIGEVAAVAAALHQIGLEDLAGHAYINATRLFRLS
- a CDS encoding glutathione transferase (COG:H; EggNog:ENOG503P4Y9) encodes the protein MPNQIQFYFDCVSPWSYIAYNVVKRYEKVWNVQVDFLPRSLDYVMKFANNKPPVTVPNKGAHMFRELSYADRMFGTKLQFPSNFPFPTMFLMGFLRAAKDKAPGQFDKLLEASFNTIWRDGQPLQNAEQIQAMAESFFKGNESDLAQLLEFAGSRDGRHLLRGESEKLVEEGTFGFPWFVATREDGETTQVFGVDHFEFLAAFFHKPYLGPMGTGETPRL